The Litchfieldia alkalitelluris genome has a window encoding:
- a CDS encoding penicillin-binding protein, whose translation MKMKIKNKNINRGAALVSLFFTLLFFILLTRFLYIQVTGEVDGQVLAALAEEKYTEKRVIEARRGTIYDKNGLSIAEDTAAYTVQAILDESLTIDPEKPRHVVDPIETARKIAPLLGMEVEEVEAILTKDKKQVEFGSKGRDISHSLKLEIEALGLPGIAFSRDYKRYYPNGTFASHVVGYAQKIYDEDDPTIVELKGQLGLEKSVNSFLVETDGYMTYQKDKSGFKLPKANEQITSPQNGNNIYLTLDQKIQTFLEDAMSKVVEEYEPEKIIGIVADPKTGEILAMGTRPSFDPNIRDISNYLNDAISYRFEPGSTMKIFTLAAAIEEGVYNNDDTFNSGSYPVKGGKPIQDHNKVGWGTISFLEGVQRSSNVGFAILANEKLGTDRLLQYLERFGLTEPTGIDLEGEADSLINYQWERDKLSTAFGQGSAITPIQQIQAATAIANGGKMMKPYIIDRIVDPDTNETIEDHESVLKGNPISEKTAKKVLEILETVVTSGTGTSYQIDGYQVAGKTGTAQITDPEGGYLEGHGNNVFSFLGMAPSNDPRLIVYIAVQQPKLKDIYQPGSEPVSKIFNPVMKNSLQYLNIQPKEQEKIQTVKENLGIKLDSFENRTIKEVITELKEKKAIPIILGNGKKVIAQSPLKENYVLPGERVFLKTEGEYNMPDVSGWSVRELNRLATLLNLNLSLKGNGFVSKQSIKVGATVINDDLLKVELKPPAGGNKAAPEDKDE comes from the coding sequence ATGAAAATGAAGATTAAAAATAAGAATATAAATAGAGGAGCAGCATTGGTAAGTTTGTTTTTTACCCTGCTCTTTTTTATATTGTTGACTCGTTTTTTGTACATACAAGTTACAGGAGAAGTTGATGGACAGGTATTAGCTGCTCTTGCAGAAGAAAAATATACGGAAAAACGAGTGATTGAGGCGAGAAGAGGTACCATTTATGATAAAAATGGTTTATCAATTGCAGAAGATACTGCTGCATACACTGTTCAGGCGATATTAGATGAAAGTCTAACCATTGACCCTGAAAAACCAAGACATGTTGTTGATCCGATTGAAACGGCTAGGAAAATAGCGCCACTGCTCGGTATGGAAGTAGAAGAGGTTGAAGCTATCTTGACCAAGGACAAGAAACAAGTTGAATTCGGTTCAAAAGGTCGAGATATCAGTCATAGTTTAAAACTAGAAATCGAAGCCCTTGGCTTACCAGGAATAGCTTTTAGTAGGGACTATAAGCGCTACTATCCTAATGGCACTTTCGCTTCACATGTTGTAGGGTATGCACAAAAAATTTATGATGAAGACGATCCGACTATTGTCGAATTAAAAGGTCAGCTCGGACTTGAGAAAAGTGTTAACTCCTTTCTGGTTGAAACTGATGGTTATATGACATACCAAAAAGATAAGTCAGGCTTCAAATTACCAAAAGCAAATGAACAGATCACATCGCCACAGAATGGAAATAATATTTATTTAACGTTAGATCAAAAAATCCAAACATTTCTTGAGGATGCAATGAGTAAAGTTGTAGAGGAGTATGAGCCTGAAAAAATTATCGGGATTGTAGCTGATCCTAAAACAGGTGAGATTTTAGCGATGGGGACAAGGCCAAGTTTTGATCCTAATATTAGAGATATTAGTAACTACTTAAATGATGCAATTTCTTATCGATTCGAACCAGGATCAACGATGAAGATTTTTACTTTAGCTGCTGCAATTGAAGAAGGTGTTTATAATAATGACGATACGTTCAATTCAGGATCTTATCCTGTAAAGGGTGGAAAACCTATTCAAGATCATAATAAGGTTGGCTGGGGGACAATTTCCTTTCTGGAAGGAGTTCAGAGGTCTTCTAACGTAGGTTTTGCTATTTTAGCAAATGAAAAACTTGGAACAGATCGATTACTTCAATATTTAGAACGATTTGGTCTTACAGAACCAACAGGAATTGATCTAGAAGGCGAAGCTGATAGCTTGATTAACTATCAGTGGGAACGTGATAAGTTATCCACCGCTTTTGGTCAGGGATCAGCGATTACCCCAATCCAACAAATTCAAGCAGCAACCGCTATTGCAAATGGTGGAAAAATGATGAAACCATATATAATCGACCGTATTGTCGATCCTGATACAAATGAAACGATTGAGGATCACGAGTCTGTTTTAAAGGGTAATCCAATTTCCGAAAAAACAGCAAAAAAGGTATTAGAGATTCTAGAAACTGTTGTTACATCGGGCACCGGGACAAGCTATCAAATTGATGGTTACCAAGTGGCAGGTAAGACTGGGACTGCACAAATAACAGATCCTGAAGGTGGTTATTTGGAGGGTCATGGAAACAATGTGTTCTCTTTTTTAGGCATGGCTCCTAGTAATGACCCAAGATTAATTGTGTATATTGCCGTTCAACAGCCGAAACTTAAAGATATCTACCAGCCAGGGTCTGAACCTGTTTCTAAGATATTTAATCCGGTCATGAAGAATAGTTTGCAATATTTAAATATTCAACCAAAGGAACAGGAAAAAATTCAAACAGTGAAAGAAAACCTGGGTATTAAATTAGATTCATTTGAAAATAGAACTATAAAAGAAGTTATTACCGAATTAAAAGAAAAAAAAGCGATACCCATCATCTTAGGAAATGGTAAAAAGGTAATTGCCCAATCTCCCTTGAAAGAGAATTATGTTTTGCCAGGAGAACGAGTTTTTCTAAAAACTGAGGGTGAATATAATATGCCTGATGTATCTGGTTGGTCTGTAAGAGAGCTAAATCGATTAGCAACCCTATTGAACCTTAATCTTTCTTTGAAAGGAAACGGTTTTGTTTCAAAGCAGAGTATCAAGGTGGGGGCAACCGTTATTAACGATGATTTACTAAAAGTAGAATTAAAGCCTCCAGCAGGTGGAAACAAGGCCGCGCCGGAAGACAAAGATGAATAA
- the ftsL gene encoding cell division protein FtsL: MSNLAYKTKVSQQPEETTQTQTKVAIRKKNKITLGEKILATIFVCAMLIGSIQIVSNQVAIYNANIDIQKMESSILDQEKVIGDLSFQAQELSRPERIWSIAKEMGMDFGEDNVKVIGD, encoded by the coding sequence TTGAGTAATTTAGCTTATAAGACAAAAGTTAGTCAACAACCAGAAGAAACAACACAAACACAGACAAAAGTTGCAATTAGAAAAAAGAATAAAATTACCTTAGGGGAAAAAATCTTGGCAACTATTTTTGTATGTGCTATGCTTATTGGGTCTATTCAGATTGTCTCAAACCAAGTTGCAATTTATAATGCAAACATTGATATTCAAAAAATGGAGTCTAGTATTTTAGACCAAGAAAAAGTTATTGGTGATTTATCGTTCCAAGCCCAGGAACTAAGTCGACCTGAGCGTATTTGGTCAATTGCTAAAGAAATGGGCATGGATTTTGGAGAGGACAATGTTAAGGTTATCGGGGACTGA
- the rsmH gene encoding 16S rRNA (cytosine(1402)-N(4))-methyltransferase RsmH: MFQHKTVLLDEAVEGLNIKEDGIYVDCTLGGAGHSLEIAKKLSVNGRLYAFDQDQTAIDHAKVKLSEFSDRVTMIKSNFAHIKDKLAEYGVTGVDGILFDLGVSSPQLDTPERGFSYHHDAPLDMRMDKDSPLTAYEIVNHWSYEQLVRTFFQYGEEKFSKQIARKIEAARETKPIETTNELVELIKEGIPAPARRTGGHPAKRVFQAIRIAVNNELKVFEDAVAQSIELLNPKGRVSVITFHSLEDRICKVVFKKASDGPQLPPGLPIIPDEYKPILKLITRKPILPSDEEIEENKRARSAKLRIAEKVEK, translated from the coding sequence ATGTTTCAACATAAAACGGTTTTATTAGATGAAGCTGTTGAAGGATTAAATATAAAAGAAGATGGAATTTATGTCGATTGCACACTTGGTGGTGCAGGACATAGTTTGGAAATTGCTAAAAAACTATCTGTAAATGGGAGATTATATGCGTTTGACCAAGATCAAACAGCAATAGATCACGCTAAAGTGAAATTATCTGAATTCAGTGACAGAGTAACGATGATTAAGAGTAATTTTGCTCATATTAAAGATAAGTTAGCAGAGTATGGCGTTACCGGAGTTGATGGCATCTTGTTTGACTTAGGTGTGTCATCACCACAATTAGATACTCCTGAAAGAGGGTTTAGTTATCACCATGATGCTCCACTTGATATGAGAATGGACAAAGATTCACCACTTACAGCATATGAAATAGTAAACCATTGGAGTTACGAACAGCTTGTACGAACTTTCTTTCAATATGGAGAAGAAAAGTTTTCTAAACAGATTGCTCGTAAAATTGAGGCAGCCAGAGAAACTAAGCCAATTGAAACAACAAATGAGTTAGTTGAGCTTATAAAAGAAGGAATCCCAGCTCCTGCTAGACGAACAGGGGGGCATCCAGCAAAACGGGTTTTTCAGGCAATTCGCATTGCAGTTAATAATGAACTGAAAGTATTTGAAGATGCTGTTGCACAATCAATTGAGCTTTTAAATCCAAAAGGAAGAGTTTCTGTGATTACCTTTCATTCGTTAGAAGATCGAATTTGTAAAGTGGTATTTAAGAAAGCAAGTGATGGTCCACAATTACCGCCAGGCCTACCAATCATTCCAGATGAATATAAGCCAATACTAAAGCTTATTACTAGAAAGCCAATTCTTCCATCGGATGAGGAAATTGAAGAAAACAAACGAGCACGTTCAGCTAAGCTTCGCATTGCAGAGAAAGTTGAAAAATAG
- the mraZ gene encoding division/cell wall cluster transcriptional repressor MraZ, with amino-acid sequence MFMGEYHHNIDIKGRMIIPSKFRDHLGESFVLTRGLDQCLFGYPYNEWKQLEEKLKTLPLTKKDARSFTRFFFSGASEVELDKQGRINIASPLLSYAKLEKECVVIGVSNRIEIWSKEKWEDYFSDSEESFSDIAENMVGFDI; translated from the coding sequence ATGTTCATGGGTGAATACCATCATAATATTGATATCAAGGGCCGTATGATCATCCCGTCCAAGTTTAGAGATCATTTAGGAGAATCATTTGTTCTCACTAGAGGTCTTGATCAATGTTTATTTGGTTATCCCTATAACGAATGGAAACAGCTTGAGGAAAAGCTAAAGACCCTACCACTTACAAAGAAAGACGCTAGATCTTTTACAAGATTTTTCTTCTCTGGCGCAAGTGAAGTTGAGCTTGATAAGCAAGGAAGAATTAATATTGCATCACCACTCCTTTCGTATGCAAAACTTGAGAAGGAATGTGTAGTTATTGGTGTTTCCAATCGAATAGAAATTTGGAGTAAGGAAAAATGGGAAGATTATTTTTCTGATTCCGAAGAATCATTCTCTGACATTGCTGAAAATATGGTTGGTTTTGATATTTGA
- the bshC gene encoding bacillithiol biosynthesis cysteine-adding enzyme BshC, with protein sequence MEVISLSLPSTNKLVKSYTMGDIETADLFDYGIKDPDTYTKRIEDLKKRNFPRQKLVAYLKQFNEKYGFGSETFENISKLLDPSSVVVVGGQQAGLLTGPLYTIHKIISIIKLAKEQEESLGVPVVPVFWIAGEDHDFAEINHLHIKNKQTIKKKIIEQRQMERSSVSSLIIDKSVCEKWIDDIFESFGETAYTKDLIAKLQNHLNDSSTYVDFFGFVIKELFSNTGIVLLDSGSSGLREIESDFFQEMIERNELIHDSVVAAQTLLKEQGYKLSIEMPIYSANLFYHYKNERLLLEYDKNSERFTNKSSSLELTKQELLQIAKEQPSLLSNNVVTRPLMQELLLPTLAFISGPGEVAYWAELKKVFEAWEIKMPPIVPRVSITFLDRSIETDMYDVNVSIEDVLLNSVEKIKESLIKEQVNYDLDRLVAEAKNEVEQVHKRLREVALDIDSSLCPLLNKNSDYIQSQFDFISKTLEKRLLLRHQVEINRFNRIQSSLMPNNAPQERIWNIYYYLNKYGSDFINDVLELPIKVDGEHKVIKI encoded by the coding sequence ATGGAGGTTATTTCACTCTCACTTCCGTCTACAAATAAGTTAGTAAAGAGTTATACAATGGGGGATATTGAAACAGCTGACCTATTTGACTATGGAATAAAAGACCCAGATACATATACAAAAAGAATAGAAGATCTAAAAAAACGTAACTTTCCGCGTCAAAAATTAGTAGCTTATTTAAAGCAATTCAATGAAAAATATGGTTTTGGAAGTGAAACATTTGAAAATATAAGCAAACTTTTAGATCCATCAAGTGTTGTTGTAGTTGGTGGTCAACAAGCGGGATTATTAACTGGCCCTCTATACACGATACATAAAATTATATCCATTATAAAACTAGCAAAGGAACAGGAAGAATCATTAGGTGTGCCGGTGGTCCCAGTCTTCTGGATTGCGGGAGAAGATCATGATTTTGCTGAAATAAACCATCTTCATATTAAGAATAAGCAAACCATCAAGAAAAAGATAATTGAGCAGAGACAAATGGAGAGGTCTTCTGTATCATCTCTTATTATAGATAAGTCGGTTTGTGAAAAGTGGATTGACGATATATTCGAATCATTCGGTGAAACCGCATATACTAAGGATTTAATAGCGAAGCTTCAAAATCATTTAAATGACTCGTCTACCTACGTTGATTTTTTTGGATTTGTAATTAAGGAACTGTTTTCAAACACAGGTATTGTCTTACTTGATTCTGGATCTAGTGGGCTTAGAGAAATTGAATCTGATTTTTTTCAAGAAATGATTGAACGAAACGAACTTATTCATGATTCAGTCGTAGCTGCGCAAACACTTCTAAAAGAACAGGGTTATAAATTAAGTATAGAAATGCCTATTTATTCAGCTAATTTATTTTATCACTACAAAAATGAACGCTTATTACTTGAATATGATAAAAATAGTGAGCGTTTTACTAATAAGAGCAGTAGCTTAGAATTAACAAAGCAGGAGCTCTTACAAATTGCAAAAGAACAACCATCTTTATTGAGTAATAATGTGGTCACAAGGCCATTAATGCAAGAATTATTACTTCCGACTCTCGCCTTTATTTCTGGTCCTGGTGAGGTTGCATATTGGGCTGAACTTAAAAAAGTATTTGAAGCATGGGAGATCAAAATGCCACCGATAGTACCGAGAGTCTCGATTACTTTTCTAGATCGATCTATTGAAACAGACATGTACGATGTAAATGTTTCAATTGAGGACGTTCTATTAAATAGCGTTGAAAAAATAAAGGAATCTTTGATCAAAGAACAGGTTAATTATGATTTGGATCGACTTGTGGCTGAGGCGAAAAATGAGGTAGAACAAGTTCATAAAAGGTTAAGAGAAGTAGCGTTAGATATTGATTCAAGCTTATGTCCGCTTTTGAATAAAAATTCGGATTACATTCAGTCGCAGTTTGATTTTATTAGTAAAACTCTTGAAAAGAGACTCCTCCTTAGACACCAAGTGGAGATAAACCGATTTAATCGAATACAATCTTCCCTAATGCCTAATAATGCTCCACAAGAGAGGATATGGAATATTTATTATTATTTGAATAAGTATGGATCTGATTTTATCAATGATGTTTTGGAGTTGCCGATAAAGGTTGATGGTGAACACAAGGTGATAAAAATATAA
- a CDS encoding DUF3397 domain-containing protein: MISIVAGLTATLMTIPLIALLAVYLISRRVIKNSKKSILLTVDLTTILFIFSVHYILLALVGQSYLWLIITVLLLTILIFTLIYWNKTREFNIKPVLKGFWRFSFFLFAGTYILLMISGVIFRIIKAY, encoded by the coding sequence ATGATATCGATCGTGGCTGGACTAACAGCAACTTTAATGACAATACCGTTAATTGCTTTACTAGCTGTTTACTTGATTTCAAGGCGAGTTATAAAAAATAGCAAAAAATCAATTCTATTAACTGTAGATTTAACGACTATTTTGTTTATTTTTTCAGTTCATTATATTTTACTAGCTTTAGTTGGACAATCCTATTTATGGTTAATTATAACCGTTCTACTTTTGACCATTTTAATTTTTACATTGATTTATTGGAATAAAACACGTGAATTTAATATCAAACCAGTTCTTAAGGGGTTTTGGCGTTTTTCTTTTTTCTTATTTGCAGGCACTTACATTTTATTAATGATTTCAGGTGTCATCTTTCGAATCATTAAGGCATATTAA
- a CDS encoding 2-dehydropantoate 2-reductase, whose protein sequence is MKIGIVGGGSIGLLFGYYLASEHEVIIHTRTKEQANNITQYGITIDDKGKKETRMVKAATLNSKIDFHDALIIAVKQYDLEMIMNDSVVIFQNNPMLLFLQNGMSHLKFLEQLDNELIGIGIVEHGAMKISSNSVKHTGKGLTRICAFKGEVEPLLSLFSGTGMKGLQVIEEHNLLNSMHKKLVINSVINPLTALFQVENGKLLSNPFYLEIMKDLFEEVISVIPVREETWNHLLLICENTSNNRSSMLKDIDLHKATEIDSILGYVLEQANQQHKTLKLTKFLYSAIKGLEKRR, encoded by the coding sequence ATGAAAATTGGTATTGTAGGTGGCGGGTCAATTGGTCTGCTTTTTGGTTATTACTTGGCATCTGAACATGAAGTAATTATACATACAAGAACAAAAGAACAAGCAAATAATATAACTCAATATGGAATTACTATTGATGATAAAGGTAAAAAGGAGACGCGAATGGTTAAGGCCGCGACCCTTAATTCGAAAATTGATTTTCATGATGCATTAATAATTGCAGTTAAGCAATATGACTTAGAAATGATAATGAATGACTCTGTTGTTATTTTTCAAAACAATCCGATGCTTTTGTTCCTTCAGAATGGGATGAGTCATTTAAAATTCTTAGAGCAGTTGGATAATGAGCTAATTGGCATTGGTATAGTTGAACATGGAGCAATGAAAATATCAAGTAATTCAGTCAAACATACTGGTAAAGGTCTAACTAGAATATGTGCCTTTAAGGGGGAAGTAGAACCTTTGTTATCATTATTTAGCGGAACGGGGATGAAGGGGCTACAAGTTATCGAAGAACACAATTTACTAAACAGTATGCATAAGAAACTAGTTATTAACTCTGTGATCAATCCATTAACAGCACTGTTTCAAGTTGAGAACGGAAAACTATTATCCAATCCATTTTACTTAGAAATTATGAAAGATTTATTTGAAGAAGTTATCTCTGTCATACCGGTACGAGAAGAAACATGGAACCATTTGCTTCTTATATGTGAAAATACATCGAATAACCGCTCATCGATGTTGAAGGATATTGATTTACACAAAGCAACAGAAATTGATTCTATCCTAGGGTATGTACTAGAACAAGCAAATCAACAACATAAAACTTTGAAATTAACTAAATTTTTATATTCTGCCATAAAAGGGTTAGAGAAACGGAGGTAA
- a CDS encoding N-acetyltransferase, producing the protein MTVRIERLLLNYKTLEEFKKFKEYGLQELSMLEDLQANIIENDSESPFYGIYFGGKLVARMSLYQVDKRFDKYFSPPQDYLELWKLEVLSPYQRKGFGKALVDYAKSLGLPIKTNPRVNSGKFWENMNFKPVTYDMERDLGENPLVWFPEGVKEQNRS; encoded by the coding sequence ATGACAGTACGAATTGAACGTTTATTATTAAATTATAAGACCTTAGAAGAATTTAAGAAGTTTAAGGAGTACGGACTACAAGAACTTTCAATGCTAGAAGACTTACAAGCAAATATCATTGAAAATGATAGTGAATCCCCTTTTTACGGAATTTACTTTGGCGGAAAATTGGTTGCACGAATGAGTTTATACCAAGTGGATAAACGCTTTGATAAATATTTTTCTCCTCCACAAGACTATCTAGAGTTGTGGAAATTAGAAGTGTTGTCTCCCTATCAGCGTAAAGGATTTGGAAAAGCATTGGTAGACTATGCTAAATCCCTAGGCTTGCCTATCAAAACTAATCCAAGAGTCAATTCAGGGAAGTTCTGGGAAAATATGAACTTCAAACCAGTTACCTATGATATGGAAAGAGACTTAGGAGAAAATCCACTTGTTTGGTTTCCAGAAGGAGTTAAAGAGCAAAATAGGTCATAA
- a CDS encoding RsfA family transcriptional regulator, which yields MTTTRQDAWSQDEDLLLAEVVLRYIREGGTQLAAFEEVGRQLSRTAAACGFRWNSYVRKQYKSGIELAKKQRKELKKQPTEMEETTEQTNDVVLEQQQDESVPQSSSLTIQNVINFLEQYETSQRRIEKIMNENEQLNNKVSELEDQIVVLTSEKETLVDNLKVIEDDYKALIEIMERARKMVVLQEDERSKKVKFQMDRNGNLERIEK from the coding sequence ATGACTACAACTCGTCAAGATGCCTGGTCACAAGACGAAGATTTATTACTTGCAGAGGTAGTGTTAAGATACATTCGTGAAGGTGGTACGCAATTGGCTGCCTTTGAGGAAGTTGGTCGTCAATTATCTCGTACAGCCGCCGCCTGCGGGTTCAGATGGAACTCATATGTACGAAAACAATATAAATCTGGAATCGAATTAGCTAAGAAACAAAGAAAAGAGCTGAAAAAACAGCCAACTGAAATGGAAGAAACGACTGAACAAACAAATGATGTAGTATTAGAACAGCAACAAGATGAGAGTGTACCACAGTCATCGAGTCTAACGATTCAAAATGTCATTAACTTTCTTGAACAGTATGAAACTTCTCAACGTAGAATTGAAAAAATTATGAATGAAAACGAACAATTAAACAATAAGGTTAGTGAGCTTGAAGATCAGATTGTCGTACTAACAAGTGAAAAAGAAACCTTAGTTGATAATCTTAAAGTAATTGAAGATGATTATAAAGCACTGATTGAAATAATGGAACGTGCTAGGAAAATGGTTGTACTCCAGGAGGACGAAAGAAGTAAAAAAGTAAAGTTCCAAATGGACCGTAATGGTAACTTAGAAAGAATTGAAAAATAA
- a CDS encoding enoyl-CoA hydratase/isomerase family protein, with protein sequence MKNYLINRDDSGVVTFIINRPDKRNAINLEVMNGLLLALEQVEHNQEDKLLVIKGIGETAFCSGGDVKAFQNIKQQDEAYSMLSKMADVIYKLCTFPKITVAMINGVSLGGGCELAIACDYRIASSHAQIGFIQGNLGITTGWGGGTILFEKIPYENALQMVASSKRFECLEAYELGFIHKILDAENKEEEMYHFLRPFLQFKQDVLGAYKNIQIRKWEVTGLKSRIDDEVKQCSVLWASANHHRAVENFLAKKK encoded by the coding sequence TAACGCAATCAACCTTGAGGTAATGAATGGCTTATTATTAGCCCTTGAGCAGGTAGAACATAATCAAGAAGATAAATTACTAGTTATTAAAGGGATTGGAGAAACAGCATTTTGTTCTGGTGGTGATGTTAAAGCATTTCAGAACATCAAACAACAGGATGAAGCTTATAGTATGTTGTCAAAAATGGCAGACGTTATTTACAAATTATGTACTTTCCCAAAAATAACGGTTGCGATGATAAATGGCGTAAGTCTGGGTGGTGGTTGTGAGCTTGCAATTGCATGCGATTATCGTATAGCATCTTCTCACGCTCAAATTGGATTTATTCAAGGTAATTTAGGTATCACCACTGGTTGGGGAGGTGGAACGATCCTGTTTGAAAAAATACCTTATGAGAATGCACTTCAAATGGTAGCTTCTAGTAAACGGTTTGAATGTTTGGAGGCATATGAATTGGGATTTATACATAAAATTTTAGATGCGGAAAACAAGGAAGAAGAAATGTATCATTTTTTGAGACCGTTTCTGCAATTCAAACAAGATGTCCTAGGAGCATATAAGAATATTCAAATCAGAAAGTGGGAAGTAACGGGCCTTAAGTCAAGGATAGACGATGAAGTCAAACAATGTTCAGTTCTTTGGGCGTCAGCTAATCATCATAGAGCTGTAGAAAATTTCCTTGCTAAAAAGAAATAA